One part of the Halobacteriovoraceae bacterium genome encodes these proteins:
- a CDS encoding exo-alpha-sialidase: MIDFSIYNPPGVGNHVHGSTMVERGNEIVLVWYSYKTEEHIDGSLSLNTLDITRNKWNNPRKILDDFSSRSLGNPVLFLDQEKQVHLFFVRLEGTYWDSAQIFKTTLLENTWSPPQKVNTPQGMMIRHSPVSFGKRSFLIPAYDEKTKTTIIFESEFPFTQWNEVSRIGDGLIQGDLLQVDKNQFQIYLRATDDPRFVFRAVSYDNAKTWEEPQKTNLYCPLSGIAALKSRSGKIIVSNNHTEQHKRNPINIALSNNLGENFNIINEIDTTGNEMSYPCLLQTSNGQIHISYTFNRKMIKHAIYDEHELLC; encoded by the coding sequence ATGATTGATTTTTCTATATACAACCCCCCTGGAGTCGGTAATCATGTTCACGGTTCGACAATGGTTGAACGAGGAAATGAGATTGTTTTAGTATGGTATTCTTATAAAACTGAAGAGCATATAGATGGATCTTTATCCTTAAACACACTTGATATTACGAGAAATAAATGGAACAACCCTAGAAAAATTCTAGACGACTTTTCTAGTAGGTCATTGGGTAACCCAGTTCTCTTTTTAGATCAGGAAAAGCAAGTTCATCTCTTCTTTGTCAGATTAGAAGGAACTTATTGGGATTCAGCTCAAATTTTCAAAACGACATTACTAGAAAATACATGGTCCCCGCCTCAGAAAGTTAATACTCCTCAAGGGATGATGATTAGACATTCTCCTGTTTCGTTTGGAAAAAGATCTTTTCTTATTCCTGCCTATGATGAAAAAACTAAAACTACAATAATTTTTGAATCTGAATTTCCCTTTACTCAGTGGAATGAAGTTTCAAGAATTGGTGATGGTTTAATACAAGGCGACCTTTTGCAGGTTGATAAGAATCAATTTCAAATTTATTTAAGAGCAACTGATGATCCTCGTTTTGTTTTTCGAGCAGTTTCATATGACAACGCAAAAACTTGGGAAGAACCCCAAAAAACGAACTTATATTGTCCATTAAGCGGTATTGCAGCTTTAAAATCTCGCAGCGGTAAGATTATTGTGTCAAATAACCATACAGAACAACATAAAAGAAACCCCATAAATATCGCACTTTCAAACAATTTGGGTGAAAATTTTAACATTATTAATGAAATAGATACTACAGGTAATGAAATGTCATACCCATGTCTACTTCAAACATCTAATGGACAGATTCATATTTCTTATACCTTTAACCGAAAAATGATCAAACATGCTATTTATGATGAACATGAGTTATTATGCTAA
- a CDS encoding response regulator transcription factor, producing MHITIVDDVKENLDLYSELLNGRFELELIQEPLHLVEYLNNNETDLVLLDIHMPSINGFDLFEKFKNSFPELPVIFLSGDPSEESLVKGLNLGAVDFIVKPVSLKELVARIENKIKQGQKLRTESKIIAIDNFKLHCEMQLAEINDKKIQLTPIEYKLIHLFSKNPNKIFSRKYITKLIWPDVHVQNQNIDTHLSNLRKKLRPFSENLKTIKSRGYILRI from the coding sequence ATGCATATTACCATCGTGGACGACGTGAAAGAAAATCTTGATCTTTACAGTGAGCTTCTAAACGGTCGGTTTGAGCTTGAGCTCATCCAAGAGCCTTTACACTTAGTTGAGTATCTAAATAACAATGAAACAGATTTAGTTTTACTTGATATTCATATGCCTTCAATTAATGGTTTTGACTTGTTTGAAAAATTTAAGAATAGTTTTCCTGAATTACCAGTAATTTTTCTATCAGGGGACCCTTCAGAGGAATCTCTTGTAAAAGGTCTTAATTTAGGAGCAGTAGATTTCATTGTAAAGCCTGTTTCACTTAAAGAGCTGGTTGCTAGGATTGAAAATAAAATTAAACAGGGCCAAAAATTAAGAACAGAATCTAAGATTATAGCTATAGATAATTTTAAATTACACTGTGAAATGCAGCTTGCTGAAATCAATGACAAGAAAATCCAACTTACACCAATTGAGTATAAATTAATTCACCTTTTTTCGAAGAATCCCAATAAAATCTTCTCAAGAAAATATATTACAAAACTCATCTGGCCTGATGTACATGTTCAAAACCAAAATATTGATACTCACTTGTCAAATTTAAGAAAGAAACTGCGCCCATTTTCAGAAAATTTGAAAACAATTAAATCTCGAGGCTATATCTTAAGGATCTAA
- a CDS encoding transposase, whose protein sequence is MDSRALHCFYRIKGYKKARVAIDKMIERFKKSNTKEVKRLGDILQHWRHEVLNYFRKRLINARPEGFNNKASFARRRAYEYKNIGYVSCVSVVEPFAHHESGRIRILIDY, encoded by the coding sequence ATTGATTCACGAGCACTTCATTGTTTTTATAGAATAAAAGGATACAAAAAAGCACGTGTCGCGATAGATAAGATGATTGAAAGGTTTAAAAAATCGAACACCAAAGAGGTAAAAAGGCTTGGCGACATATTGCAACATTGGAGGCATGAAGTTCTTAATTATTTTAGAAAAAGGCTCATAAATGCTCGGCCGGAGGGATTTAATAATAAAGCTTCCTTTGCAAGAAGAAGAGCTTACGAATATAAGAACATCGGTTACGTCTCTTGTGTGTCTGTAGTTGAGCCGTTTGCCCACCATGAATCGGGAAGAATCAGAATCTTAATAGATTATTAA
- a CDS encoding purine-binding chemotaxis protein CheW — protein sequence MEKNISNDSQKENDDKNDKAISNQASNVDSHYMEFSLGEENYAIPLLKVREVISTPDTTLIPNSPSYFVGIMNLRGQVITVVDLRKKMGINSECKHKEEAVIIVDIHGINLGIVVDSINKVLEVDMTKLSDISGLKGKINTDYFIGSARFDGVLVTLLDLEKVFTSSRAFAA from the coding sequence ATGGAAAAAAATATAAGTAATGACTCTCAAAAAGAAAATGATGATAAAAACGATAAAGCCATTTCAAATCAAGCTTCAAATGTAGATTCACATTATATGGAATTTTCTCTCGGAGAAGAAAATTATGCAATTCCTCTCCTAAAGGTAAGAGAAGTTATTTCAACACCAGATACCACATTGATTCCGAATTCTCCTTCTTATTTCGTAGGGATTATGAACTTGCGTGGACAAGTGATAACAGTTGTCGACCTACGTAAAAAAATGGGAATAAACTCTGAATGCAAACATAAAGAAGAGGCCGTGATCATTGTTGATATCCATGGGATCAATCTAGGTATTGTGGTTGATTCAATTAATAAAGTTTTAGAAGTTGATATGACTAAGTTAAGTGATATTTCAGGTTTGAAAGGAAAAATAAATACTGACTATTTTATTGGATCAGCTAGGTTCGATGGAGTCCTTGTGACTTTATTAGATCTTGAAAAAGTTTTTACTTCATCTAGGGCATTCGCGGCCTGA
- a CDS encoding response regulator, with product MSTAKKLTTIDVIKKIAIHIGRISGNVLKDKQFPMIESRLKKRIIELGLKDYDEYYSFYTKHEVTETNALISLLTTHHTFFFREFLQFEVLEQRLKKIIQNAKDQGRNKIMIWSAACSKGQEVYTLALFLEYHMKKIAPMMDYEIWGSDIDDESVKFGMNGVYLKTDIDAVPAQYLGDHFAKGKGDIAHFVKVKDHIRNQCKFFTNNLMKFAPNLNGVKFDIIFCRNVFIYFKMDDVKSITQKFQEHLFPSGYIFTGVSESLSTLELNLKPIGPSIYQYNTDEKPHEISIPQVASFAKKAPRPKIRVLSVDDSRSVIKILEHVFKSDNRFEFLGSAENGIEAHKKIAELKPDIVTLDIHMPEMNGVNYLEKYFNSSHPPVVMISSVSRDDQDLALKSLRLGASDFVHKPSMENFEMSSEEILNKVYVAFKNSETKVVTDYDQENAHHLIIKDTDKYLRVGICNISDAPKIVRMLDEIKSMKQPATILLFSGNDHILETFTKEFKDKTPTPVEYIETLPSKLNESTVYIAPFEKLSQEVKIRFITKKVAVLIFGTCTKTVLDKFANNRNYNILCEDLDVNKGKHKEVNDYMPATSFAYVSTNYFYEDENK from the coding sequence GTGAGTACTGCAAAAAAACTAACAACAATAGATGTTATTAAAAAGATTGCGATCCATATAGGACGGATTTCAGGAAACGTACTTAAAGACAAACAATTTCCGATGATTGAAAGTCGTCTGAAAAAAAGAATAATAGAATTAGGGTTGAAAGATTATGATGAATATTATAGTTTTTATACTAAACATGAAGTAACAGAAACAAACGCTCTAATCAGCCTATTAACCACACATCATACTTTCTTTTTTCGTGAATTTTTACAATTTGAAGTTCTAGAACAAAGACTCAAGAAAATAATTCAAAATGCAAAAGATCAGGGCCGTAACAAGATAATGATCTGGTCTGCGGCCTGTAGTAAAGGACAAGAAGTTTATACTCTGGCCCTCTTTTTAGAATATCACATGAAAAAAATCGCACCTATGATGGACTATGAAATTTGGGGTAGCGATATAGATGACGAATCAGTCAAATTTGGAATGAATGGTGTTTATTTAAAAACGGACATAGATGCAGTACCTGCTCAGTATCTTGGAGACCATTTTGCCAAAGGAAAAGGTGACATTGCTCATTTTGTAAAAGTAAAAGACCATATTAGAAACCAATGCAAATTTTTCACAAATAATTTGATGAAATTTGCACCTAATTTAAATGGTGTAAAATTTGATATCATCTTCTGTAGAAATGTATTTATTTATTTTAAAATGGATGATGTAAAATCTATCACTCAAAAATTTCAAGAACATTTATTCCCTTCGGGATACATTTTTACAGGGGTTTCCGAGTCACTGAGTACATTAGAGTTAAATTTAAAGCCTATTGGCCCTTCAATTTATCAATATAATACTGATGAAAAACCACATGAAATTTCTATCCCACAAGTGGCCTCATTTGCGAAAAAGGCCCCACGGCCCAAAATTCGTGTTTTAAGTGTAGATGATTCGAGAAGTGTTATTAAAATTTTGGAGCATGTTTTTAAATCTGATAATAGATTTGAATTTTTAGGTAGCGCTGAAAATGGAATCGAAGCTCATAAAAAAATTGCTGAACTTAAACCAGATATTGTAACCCTGGATATTCATATGCCAGAGATGAATGGTGTTAATTATTTAGAAAAATATTTTAATTCATCGCATCCTCCTGTTGTTATGATTTCTTCTGTCTCTAGGGATGATCAAGATCTTGCCCTGAAATCGTTAAGACTTGGTGCAAGTGACTTTGTTCACAAGCCTTCAATGGAAAACTTTGAAATGAGCTCTGAAGAAATATTAAATAAGGTATATGTTGCATTCAAAAATAGTGAAACAAAAGTTGTCACAGATTATGATCAAGAAAATGCACACCATCTCATTATAAAAGATACTGATAAGTATTTAAGAGTTGGAATTTGTAATATTTCAGATGCACCTAAAATTGTGAGAATGCTTGATGAAATTAAGTCTATGAAACAGCCGGCTACAATTCTATTATTTTCTGGAAATGATCATATATTAGAAACATTTACAAAAGAGTTTAAAGATAAAACTCCAACACCAGTTGAGTATATAGAAACATTACCATCTAAATTGAATGAAAGTACGGTTTACATTGCTCCATTTGAGAAGTTATCACAAGAAGTTAAAATTCGCTTTATTACTAAGAAAGTTGCCGTACTTATATTTGGTACATGTACAAAAACCGTTCTAGACAAATTTGCAAATAACAGAAATTACAATATTCTTTGTGAAGATCTTGATGTTAATAAGGGTAAGCATAAGGAAGTTAATGACTACATGCCTGCAACGAGTTTTGCTTATGTAAGTACCAACTATTTTTATGAAGATGAAAACAAGTAA
- a CDS encoding UDP-N-acetylglucosamine--N-acetylmuramyl-(pentapeptide) pyrophosphoryl-undecaprenol N-acetylglucosamine transferase: MKIVVFTGGGSGGHVIPAVSVINKIRGKFESIHYIGGQKTIEKEIICEIDDVNYHSISTGKLRRYLSFENVKDFLKFLMGIVQSFFILLKLRLKGKFILFSTGGYVSLPPVIAAKLLGQKVYIHEQTSRVGLANKIASYFSDKIFISFKESAKYFPKNKTYYSGYPVRDECFNQSTSELTLLEENVNGLPVLFVTGGGNGAVKINDFIISHIEKLSDQFFIIHQVGKLDYPRISTLSKKYANYKVIDFISQGMIDLYKKADVIISRAGAGTVCELLALKRPSIFIPLKIAQKNEQFYNAKEAVEKLGSVIIEEDELDSKDIMFEIDKIINLKQAKPTAESDFNSAEYLGLELTSAK, encoded by the coding sequence TTGAAAATTGTTGTGTTCACTGGAGGTGGAAGTGGTGGCCATGTAATTCCTGCCGTTTCAGTTATTAATAAAATCAGAGGTAAATTTGAATCAATCCACTATATAGGTGGGCAAAAAACAATTGAAAAAGAAATTATCTGCGAAATAGATGATGTCAATTATCACTCCATTTCAACCGGAAAGCTTAGAAGATATTTATCTTTTGAAAATGTAAAAGACTTTTTAAAATTTTTAATGGGGATTGTTCAATCTTTTTTTATTTTACTGAAACTAAGATTAAAGGGAAAATTTATACTCTTTTCAACAGGTGGATATGTTTCTTTACCTCCTGTAATTGCAGCAAAGCTTCTTGGACAAAAAGTTTATATCCATGAACAAACAAGTAGAGTGGGTCTAGCAAACAAAATAGCTTCCTATTTTTCAGATAAAATTTTTATTAGTTTTAAAGAGTCAGCAAAATATTTTCCAAAGAATAAAACTTACTATTCTGGATATCCTGTGAGGGATGAATGTTTTAACCAAAGTACATCAGAATTGACTTTATTAGAAGAGAATGTAAATGGCCTGCCAGTTTTATTTGTTACAGGTGGAGGAAATGGTGCCGTGAAAATTAATGATTTTATTATAAGTCATATAGAAAAATTATCAGATCAATTCTTTATCATACATCAAGTTGGGAAGTTAGATTACCCACGTATTTCTACACTTTCTAAGAAATACGCAAATTATAAAGTCATCGACTTCATCTCTCAAGGGATGATTGATCTTTATAAAAAAGCTGATGTCATAATTTCCAGGGCCGGAGCGGGTACAGTATGTGAATTGTTGGCCCTAAAGAGACCAAGTATTTTTATTCCTCTTAAAATAGCACAGAAAAATGAACAATTTTATAATGCTAAAGAAGCAGTAGAAAAATTGGGATCAGTAATTATTGAAGAAGATGAATTAGATTCGAAAGATATAATGTTCGAAATAGATAAAATTATTAATTTAAAACAAGCAAAACCCACTGCTGAATCAGACTTTAATTCAGCAGAATATTTAGGCCTAGAGCTGACAAGTGCAAAATAA
- the typA gene encoding translational GTPase TypA: protein MTTKLKNIAIVAHVDHGKTTLVDGLLKQSETLNEREHIEERVMDSGDIEKERGITITAKNCALKWKDHKINLLDTPGHADFGGEVERSLNMVDGVILLVDAAEGPLPQTRFVLQKAMEARIKVAVVINKVDRPDQRIEEVKSEAEDLLLELATHTENDEFDFDIPFLYASAKEGWATTDMEIQSDNLNCILDLMISDYFPSPKVQLEGGLQLLVTNLTYSTYLGQQIVGKITRGKVSKNEQVTLVGEEKSKNFKVTAIQVYDGLQISECDSATAGEIIILSGAENAKIGDSVCAKENPAPLPRISVEPPTVSVFVSVNTSPLSGREGEYLTSRKLEEYLIDACHHNVALKYEATEDPKVYKLMGRGELQLAIVFEEIRRQGYELMVGRPMVLMQEEDGKKTEPYEHVVIDTPSDSVGAVTEKLSQRKGIMMQLQPLGEARSRVEFEIPSRGLIGYRSIFLTDTRGEGIMSSQFIGYRPYAGDMLARQNGAIIADRDGKTTAYALFNLLDRGRQFIKPGEQVYSGMVVGESTKTNDINVNVVREKHLSSVRTAGKDQNIILPPIPPRNLEWAMDWIDNDEWVEVTPETIRIRKKELDTTKRSVIRSSKS from the coding sequence ATGACGACTAAGCTAAAAAACATCGCCATCGTGGCCCACGTTGACCACGGGAAAACAACACTAGTAGACGGACTACTCAAACAATCAGAAACTTTAAATGAGAGAGAGCATATTGAAGAAAGAGTTATGGACTCTGGAGATATTGAAAAAGAACGTGGAATTACAATTACCGCCAAGAACTGCGCGCTAAAATGGAAAGATCATAAAATCAATCTACTCGACACTCCTGGGCACGCGGATTTTGGTGGAGAGGTTGAAAGATCTCTCAATATGGTTGATGGTGTTATCCTTTTAGTTGACGCCGCCGAAGGCCCTCTTCCTCAAACTCGATTTGTATTACAAAAAGCAATGGAAGCAAGAATTAAAGTCGCAGTGGTTATTAACAAAGTTGATAGACCTGATCAAAGGATAGAAGAAGTTAAAAGCGAAGCGGAAGATCTCTTATTAGAACTCGCAACCCATACAGAAAATGATGAATTTGATTTTGACATTCCTTTTCTCTACGCCTCAGCAAAAGAAGGTTGGGCCACAACAGATATGGAAATTCAATCTGATAATTTAAATTGTATATTGGATCTAATGATATCAGATTATTTTCCATCACCTAAGGTTCAGTTAGAAGGAGGACTTCAACTACTTGTTACGAATCTAACTTATTCAACTTACCTAGGTCAGCAGATTGTTGGTAAAATCACCCGAGGAAAAGTGAGCAAGAATGAACAAGTAACTCTTGTAGGGGAAGAGAAAAGTAAAAACTTCAAAGTAACGGCCATCCAAGTTTATGATGGTTTACAAATTTCAGAATGTGATAGCGCAACAGCTGGTGAAATTATCATTTTATCAGGAGCAGAAAATGCAAAAATCGGAGACTCTGTTTGTGCCAAAGAGAATCCAGCACCACTTCCACGCATTTCCGTTGAACCACCTACTGTTTCTGTTTTTGTTTCTGTGAACACTTCTCCACTTTCAGGAAGAGAAGGTGAATATTTAACATCAAGAAAATTAGAAGAATATCTTATAGATGCCTGCCATCACAATGTTGCCCTTAAATATGAGGCAACGGAAGACCCAAAAGTCTATAAACTTATGGGAAGAGGTGAACTGCAATTGGCCATTGTTTTTGAAGAAATCCGAAGACAAGGATATGAGCTCATGGTTGGACGACCAATGGTTCTTATGCAAGAAGAGGATGGGAAAAAAACAGAACCTTATGAACATGTTGTGATTGATACTCCAAGTGATTCAGTAGGTGCTGTTACCGAAAAGCTTTCACAAAGAAAGGGAATTATGATGCAACTTCAACCTTTAGGTGAAGCAAGAAGTAGAGTTGAATTTGAAATCCCATCTCGTGGTCTTATAGGTTATCGTTCAATTTTTCTGACAGATACTCGTGGAGAGGGAATAATGTCTTCTCAATTCATAGGATATCGCCCCTACGCTGGAGATATGTTGGCCCGACAAAATGGCGCTATCATCGCAGATAGAGATGGAAAAACTACGGCCTACGCTCTTTTTAATCTTTTAGACCGAGGTAGACAGTTTATTAAACCAGGTGAGCAGGTGTATTCCGGAATGGTTGTTGGAGAGAGTACAAAAACAAATGATATCAACGTCAATGTTGTCAGAGAAAAACATCTCTCCTCTGTCCGCACGGCCGGAAAAGATCAAAACATTATTCTTCCACCAATTCCCCCTAGAAACTTAGAGTGGGCCATGGATTGGATAGATAATGATGAGTGGGTAGAAGTTACGCCCGAGACAATTCGAATTCGAAAAAAAGAATTGGATACGACTAAAAGGTCCGTCATACGCTCAAGTAAAAGCTAA
- a CDS encoding chemotaxis protein CheA, with protein sequence MSDFEKQLKMDFLDEAKDNIQGMEDMLLALESDKNNQEHINELFRLAHNIKGTSRAVGYGFISEFVHEIENLILQFKEGRIHINDFCIQLLLECNDVINNFLVELRSNPDASFDFSSLANRVKDAITRGLNGELDSESKSVKEEVSTPNASQFEDDSFDTNVFSEVTQNPIPIKTTNEVPNLKDTPTIESTELSFEFSKTEDNSKSKDQPKSKKNEDDSIRVSLERVEKLNNFVGELVILQTVLEQRKYVGIEDELAIKSISQLGKLSKEIQEISMSLRMTPIKSTMHKLNRIVRDTSKSLGKDVDLKLVGEETEVDKTVLEHLSDPLVHIVRNALDHGLELPDERRAIGKRSVGMIEIRSFHEGNNLIIEIKDDGKGIDPENVKRKAIERNIIAPNAELSDYEIIQLIFAPGFSTKEQVSEVSGRGVGMDVVKTNIERLSGLVDVETDVGQGSLFRITLPLTTAIIDGMVVQVGKEKFIVPISQVSESLKPQNEAITYVSGIGNCLNLRGDVYPLMSLSQALNLGNSEKKLDEQIAIIVNSPHVKFGVVVDDVLHQQQVVIKKIGPEIKVSKGFMGSSILGDGKPAFILELNEMFSNLNSVKNLSDVFNKRVA encoded by the coding sequence ATGAGTGATTTCGAGAAACAACTCAAGATGGATTTTTTAGATGAGGCCAAAGATAATATTCAAGGCATGGAAGATATGTTATTGGCACTCGAATCAGATAAGAATAATCAAGAGCATATTAACGAACTATTTAGACTTGCTCACAATATCAAAGGAACATCAAGAGCAGTTGGGTATGGTTTTATTTCTGAGTTTGTTCATGAAATTGAAAATCTTATACTTCAATTTAAAGAGGGAAGAATTCACATTAATGATTTTTGTATACAATTATTATTAGAATGTAATGATGTAATAAACAATTTTTTAGTTGAGTTAAGGTCAAATCCTGATGCTTCATTTGATTTTTCATCTCTTGCAAATAGAGTTAAAGATGCTATTACGAGAGGACTTAACGGAGAACTTGATAGTGAAAGTAAAAGTGTCAAAGAAGAAGTCTCAACTCCAAATGCTTCTCAATTTGAGGATGATTCATTTGATACAAATGTATTTAGCGAGGTGACTCAAAATCCTATTCCAATAAAAACAACTAATGAAGTTCCAAACCTGAAAGACACACCTACAATTGAATCAACTGAGCTTTCATTTGAATTTAGCAAAACAGAAGATAATTCAAAAAGTAAAGACCAACCAAAATCTAAAAAAAATGAAGATGATAGTATTAGAGTAAGTCTTGAGAGAGTCGAAAAATTGAATAACTTTGTTGGAGAACTTGTCATTCTTCAAACCGTTTTAGAACAAAGAAAGTATGTTGGAATCGAAGATGAATTAGCTATAAAATCAATTTCACAATTAGGGAAATTATCTAAAGAGATACAAGAAATATCCATGAGTTTAAGAATGACACCAATTAAGTCCACAATGCATAAACTTAATAGAATTGTGAGAGATACTTCTAAAAGCTTAGGAAAGGATGTTGATTTAAAACTTGTTGGTGAAGAAACTGAAGTTGATAAAACAGTATTAGAACACCTTTCTGATCCGCTCGTACATATTGTAAGAAATGCTTTAGATCACGGGTTAGAACTACCAGATGAGAGAAGAGCTATTGGAAAAAGAAGTGTTGGAATGATTGAAATTAGATCATTTCACGAAGGCAATAATTTAATTATTGAAATTAAAGATGATGGAAAAGGGATAGATCCTGAAAATGTAAAAAGGAAAGCAATTGAGAGAAATATTATTGCTCCAAATGCTGAACTTAGTGATTATGAAATCATCCAATTAATTTTCGCTCCAGGTTTTTCTACAAAGGAACAGGTTTCAGAAGTTTCCGGGCGTGGCGTTGGAATGGATGTTGTAAAGACGAATATTGAAAGACTCTCTGGACTTGTTGATGTAGAAACAGATGTAGGACAAGGAAGTTTGTTCAGAATTACATTACCATTAACTACCGCAATTATTGATGGAATGGTTGTTCAAGTTGGAAAAGAAAAATTTATTGTTCCAATTTCTCAAGTCAGTGAATCATTAAAACCACAAAATGAGGCCATTACTTATGTAAGTGGAATAGGCAATTGTTTAAATCTAAGGGGGGATGTTTATCCATTGATGAGTCTCTCTCAGGCCTTAAATTTAGGGAATAGTGAAAAGAAATTAGATGAACAAATTGCAATTATTGTAAATTCTCCACATGTTAAATTCGGAGTTGTTGTAGATGATGTACTCCATCAACAACAAGTTGTTATTAAGAAAATTGGGCCAGAGATAAAAGTTTCAAAAGGATTTATGGGAAGTTCCATTCTTGGAGATGGAAAGCCGGCTTTTATCTTAGAATTAAATGAAATGTTTAGTAATTTGAATTCAGTTAAAAATCTATCAGATGTTTTTAATAAAAGAGTAGCATAG